TAGCTTTTTTTGTATGTTTTGTATTTTGGAAACCAATACTGCATTTTATTTGTGTTCCACTTATGAATGTATTGCCTGAAGGCTCTGAAATTATATTTTATAAACCACAAGAGAATTTCTTCACTGCTATGCAAGTGTCTTTATTTGCAGCATTTCTTGTAGCATTGCCTATAATTTTGTGGCAAGCTTGGAAATTTGTTGAACCAGGTTTATATGAAAATGAAAAAAGATTTGTAGTGCCTTTTGTATTTAGCGCTACTATTATGTTTTTGATTGGTGCGGCGTTTTGCTATTATTTAGTAGTTCCTATTGCTTTTGATTTTTTAATCAATTTTAGCGGTGGAGAATATAAGGCTATGCCTTCAATTTCTGAATATGTGAGTTTTTTTACAAAATTAGTAATTGCA
This is a stretch of genomic DNA from Campylobacter sp. RM12651. It encodes these proteins:
- the tatC gene encoding twin-arginine translocase subunit TatC, whose translation is MFEELKPHLVELRKRLFISVVALILAFFVCFVFWKPILHFICVPLMNVLPEGSEIIFYKPQENFFTAMQVSLFAAFLVALPIILWQAWKFVEPGLYENEKRFVVPFVFSATIMFLIGAAFCYYLVVPIAFDFLINFSGGEYKAMPSISEYVSFFTKLVIAFGLGYELPVAIFFLAKIGLVTEKTLIRNFRVAILIIFIFAAIMTPPDVFSQFLMAIPLIGLYAISIYIAKVVNPADPDIDSEDDEKELLEDKNA